The following are encoded in a window of Planctomycetaceae bacterium genomic DNA:
- the tilS gene encoding tRNA lysidine(34) synthetase TilS produces the protein MQTIEKKVEIFIRQKNLMPADGKILLAVSGGADSVALLCILHKLFPGNLHIAHINHQLRGTDSLNDEYYVRQLAEKYKLPVTTKLVDVNTFAKKQKLSIETAARQLRLEALTKIADKHNCTAIATAHHKNDNVETVIQRILRGTGYKGLAGIRAKTVFNEKTFVRPLLCLSRDEIEKYLKTQNILWQNDYTNTDTRFTRNRIRHKLLPYLMEESPGIVETLNDLADKCERLNSNIKNLCEAAAVDCFIAQNKKQITIDILKFTNLPKPVQVELIQKALTQIKCGLQKYTFEHYKKIIDFISSAKAGKNLAIPGKINITKGYDKFFIGTSKIKDDEVGSVTLNLPGKTVFENYIIETEILKNTGIKNIKNSNNLVEFFNFEQITPPLTVRCRQKGDKFKPFGQNSLKKVGKFLTTEKIDVEQKNKTFIICDNDSIIWVAPIRRSNKAIIDSNALKTLKITISYIH, from the coding sequence ATGCAAACAATCGAAAAGAAAGTTGAAATATTTATCAGGCAAAAGAATCTGATGCCGGCGGACGGTAAGATTCTTTTGGCGGTCTCCGGCGGCGCGGATTCTGTCGCCCTGCTCTGCATACTTCATAAACTATTTCCCGGCAATCTGCATATCGCTCACATCAACCACCAACTTCGCGGAACAGACAGTTTAAACGATGAATATTATGTTCGGCAGCTTGCTGAAAAATATAAACTGCCTGTTACAACAAAACTTGTCGATGTAAATACATTCGCAAAAAAACAAAAACTTTCCATCGAAACCGCGGCGCGTCAGCTTAGGCTCGAAGCACTGACTAAAATCGCAGACAAACACAACTGCACCGCAATCGCAACGGCTCATCATAAAAACGACAACGTAGAAACCGTGATTCAGCGAATACTGCGGGGAACAGGTTATAAGGGGCTTGCGGGCATAAGGGCGAAAACCGTATTTAACGAAAAAACTTTTGTCAGGCCCCTGCTTTGTCTGTCGAGAGATGAAATTGAAAAATATCTTAAAACGCAAAACATCTTGTGGCAGAACGATTATACAAACACTGATACCAGATTCACACGAAACCGTATAAGGCACAAACTTCTGCCCTATTTAATGGAAGAAAGTCCCGGTATCGTCGAAACACTAAATGACCTCGCTGACAAATGTGAGCGACTGAATAGTAATATTAAAAATCTCTGCGAAGCTGCCGCGGTTGATTGTTTTATTGCGCAGAACAAAAAACAAATCACTATTGATATATTAAAATTTACAAATCTGCCAAAACCTGTGCAGGTGGAACTGATACAAAAAGCACTGACGCAGATTAAGTGCGGCCTGCAAAAATATACTTTCGAACATTATAAAAAAATAATCGATTTCATTAGTTCCGCAAAAGCAGGAAAAAATCTTGCGATTCCGGGAAAAATTAACATCACGAAAGGTTATGACAAATTTTTCATCGGAACATCAAAAATTAAGGATGATGAAGTTGGGTCTGTAACTTTAAATTTGCCGGGCAAAACAGTTTTTGAAAATTATATAATTGAGACGGAAATTCTGAAAAACACAGGTATCAAAAATATCAAAAACAGTAACAACCTTGTCGAATTTTTCAATTTTGAACAAATTACGCCGCCTTTAACCGTGCGTTGCCGCCAAAAAGGCGATAAGTTTAAACCTTTTGGCCAAAACAGCCTGAAAAAAGTCGGCAAATTTCTTACTACCGAGAAAATCGATGTCGAACAGAAAAACAAAACCTTTATCATCTGCGATAATGATTCAATTATCTGGGTTGCGCCGATTCGACGCAGTAATAAAGCGATAATAGACTCAAATGCACTTAAAACCCTCAAAATTACCATCTCATATATACATTAA
- a CDS encoding PEP-CTERM sorting domain-containing protein (PEP-CTERM proteins occur, often in large numbers, in the proteomes of bacteria that also encode an exosortase, a predicted intramembrane cysteine proteinase. The presence of a PEP-CTERM domain at a protein's C-terminus predicts cleavage within the sorting domain, followed by covalent anchoring to some some component of the (usually Gram-negative) cell surface. Many PEP-CTERM proteins exhibit an unusual sequence composition that includes large numbers of potential glycosylation sites. Expression of one such protein has been shown restore the ability of a bacterium to form floc, a type of biofilm.) has translation MDRTRKLYTVALCIAAVLFACAGVNASVLNVSDIQISNPGTFYSYASGTGSLSLNSSITGLLKLTGESYNYSFTNASISMSSTLVQDTSTGGLANGLFSGGQTITITGTIKYTPTNTTVYTGTILAATMCIDSSCQWILTESTSGAINGNVNFIPLTTVGLGSGITFGSNVLKIGDFRSDFAFKGLLTNPTKFATTQTLRGVASTIQITAIPEPTSIAIFVLSLVTLGLKKK, from the coding sequence ATGGATAGGACGAGAAAACTATATACAGTTGCGCTCTGCATAGCGGCAGTGCTGTTTGCGTGCGCGGGGGTAAACGCCTCGGTTTTGAATGTTTCAGATATTCAAATTTCCAATCCGGGCACATTCTATAGTTACGCATCGGGAACAGGCAGTTTAAGCCTCAATTCATCTATCACAGGTTTGCTTAAACTCACAGGCGAATCATATAATTATTCCTTCACTAATGCTTCAATAAGTATGAGTTCTACTCTTGTTCAGGATACAAGCACCGGCGGCCTGGCAAACGGTCTTTTCAGCGGCGGCCAAACAATAACAATCACAGGGACAATCAAATACACCCCTACCAATACAACTGTATATACCGGAACGATCCTTGCCGCGACAATGTGCATCGATTCAAGTTGCCAATGGATACTGACCGAAAGCACATCCGGCGCAATTAACGGCAATGTAAATTTCATTCCGTTAACAACTGTCGGCCTTGGCAGCGGAATCACTTTCGGCAGTAATGTTCTTAAAATTGGAGATTTCAGAAGCGATTTCGCGTTCAAAGGTTTGCTTACAAATCCGACTAAATTTGCCACGACACAAACATTAAGGGGCGTGGCGAGTACAATCCAGATAACAGCGATACCTGAACCGACATCCATAGCTATATTTGTATTATCTTTAGTAACATTGGGACTTAAAAAAAAGTAA
- a CDS encoding PEP-CTERM sorting domain-containing protein, whose protein sequence is MKKLIMLGIVLLFSAQVLYAETIEALGIDIAQAMGASSGYDAGTGTITWSGGAAGWVLTDNGTFHFFDSVVNIDIAAAINGVTDLSSGGIASASFSAALWNINLTISGYAIPVASISGHLSSNYVETEVDTDMLEGRAIVVVDSATFNDAYWTAVLGQPITWNGVGDLAGIIANTALPDGTNYQSYAQSYTSDNLIVTLYADENQVPEPATIAILALGALGMISRRK, encoded by the coding sequence ATGAAGAAGTTGATAATGTTGGGCATAGTGCTGCTATTTTCAGCACAGGTGCTTTACGCTGAAACAATCGAAGCGTTAGGCATTGATATTGCGCAGGCTATGGGCGCAAGTTCCGGCTATGATGCAGGCACAGGAACTATAACATGGTCCGGCGGCGCAGCAGGTTGGGTATTAACAGACAACGGCACATTCCATTTCTTTGACAGTGTCGTTAATATCGACATCGCAGCGGCAATCAACGGAGTTACCGATTTGAGCAGCGGCGGCATTGCAAGTGCAAGTTTCAGCGCGGCATTATGGAATATTAACCTGACCATCAGCGGCTACGCAATTCCGGTCGCAAGCATTTCCGGACATCTGTCAAGCAACTACGTTGAAACAGAAGTCGATACCGATATGCTTGAAGGACGCGCGATTGTAGTTGTTGATTCAGCGACATTTAACGATGCGTATTGGACGGCTGTTTTAGGCCAGCCAATTACGTGGAATGGCGTCGGCGACCTTGCGGGCATTATCGCAAACACAGCCCTGCCGGATGGAACAAATTATCAAAGCTACGCACAGAGCTACACATCGGATAACCTGATTGTAACACTTTATGCGGATGAAAATCAGGTTCCTGAACCGGCGACAATCGCAATTCTCGCACTTGGCGCTTTGGGAATGATTAGCAGAAGAAAATAG
- a CDS encoding PEP-CTERM sorting domain-containing protein: MKKALLVCALLASIVGTANAMAIPTTNAYVATVLGSNAYTIQNGGTQLYFHPQPDTQYTWNENNGSASETLATYTYNGVTYNRDGMKTFACSSVAYGKTLGSVKIEFDYYTGADPTTGINIVYYPTVNFFVTDGTGHYAIWSATSGGTPFSTAATGETGWSRFTLDLTSLSNSTWGQMNEYNGGTTAKPYWDTIKNWTIAGFYDYQRTPEGGFEAWDNTLWADITNVGTLDTTLNQYGISLSWGDTVGGMYEDGNGEIGSAANRPYGQAGRMIKDYTISVGETTYDVVFVPEPATIAILGLGAFCLIRKRK, from the coding sequence ATGAAGAAAGCATTATTGGTCTGCGCACTTTTAGCATCTATTGTCGGAACAGCAAACGCTATGGCAATCCCAACCACCAACGCTTATGTGGCAACGGTTCTGGGTTCAAACGCCTACACAATTCAAAACGGTGGAACACAATTGTATTTCCATCCGCAGCCGGATACTCAATATACCTGGAATGAAAATAACGGTTCTGCATCAGAAACACTGGCAACGTACACTTATAACGGCGTAACATATAACCGTGATGGAATGAAAACTTTCGCATGTTCAAGTGTTGCTTACGGTAAAACATTAGGCAGCGTAAAAATCGAATTCGATTATTATACAGGCGCTGACCCAACCACCGGAATCAATATCGTTTATTATCCAACCGTCAACTTTTTTGTAACAGATGGTACAGGACATTATGCAATATGGTCCGCAACTTCCGGCGGTACTCCTTTTAGTACAGCCGCAACAGGCGAAACAGGCTGGTCTCGTTTCACCCTTGATTTGACAAGTTTATCAAACAGTACATGGGGTCAAATGAATGAATACAATGGCGGCACCACCGCCAAGCCTTATTGGGACACAATTAAAAATTGGACAATCGCAGGTTTTTATGATTATCAGCGTACACCCGAAGGCGGATTCGAAGCATGGGACAACACACTTTGGGCGGATATCACCAATGTCGGAACACTTGATACAACGCTGAATCAATATGGCATTTCTCTTAGCTGGGGCGATACAGTCGGCGGAATGTACGAAGATGGCAACGGCGAAATCGGATCAGCAGCAAACAGACCTTACGGACAGGCTGGACGTATGATTAAAGATTATACCATTTCTGTCGGCGAAACAACTTACGATGTAGTATTCGTTCCAGAACCGGCGACAATCGCTATACTTGGATTGGGTGCGTTCTGTCTGATTCGCAAAAGAAAATAA
- the ubiE gene encoding bifunctional demethylmenaquinone methyltransferase/2-methoxy-6-polyprenyl-1,4-benzoquinol methylase UbiE: protein MNIEKLFDGIACRYDIFNRVSSFGLDKCWRRKLAQSLNGQKGLKVLDVAIGTGDVLSALLKYCEVSSASAIDISELMLTIAKKKLYCGRIDFKQAKAEAIPYPDNNFDAVTCAFGVRNFEDLRTGLNEMFRVLKPGGELRILEFSLPQNSVIRFLHLLYLNFWIPLLGKIITGDFTPYRYLSRTIQAFPYGEDFCRILKKSGFAAIKAEPLTFGTVTLYSANK from the coding sequence ATGAATATTGAAAAATTATTCGACGGAATAGCCTGTCGCTACGACATTTTCAATCGTGTTTCATCTTTCGGCTTAGACAAGTGCTGGCGCAGAAAATTAGCTCAATCACTGAATGGACAAAAGGGTTTAAAAGTCCTTGATGTGGCGATTGGCACAGGGGATGTCTTGTCAGCGTTATTGAAGTATTGCGAAGTCTCATCGGCATCGGCGATAGATATATCGGAACTGATGCTGACAATCGCTAAAAAGAAATTATACTGCGGCAGAATAGATTTCAAACAGGCCAAAGCTGAAGCGATTCCATATCCTGATAATAATTTTGATGCGGTAACCTGCGCGTTTGGCGTGCGAAATTTCGAGGATTTGCGAACCGGACTGAACGAAATGTTCAGAGTTTTGAAGCCCGGCGGCGAACTGCGAATACTTGAATTTTCACTTCCGCAAAATTCCGTGATAAGGTTTTTGCATTTGCTTTATTTGAATTTTTGGATTCCGTTGCTGGGTAAAATCATCACAGGCGATTTTACACCGTATCGTTATTTAAGCCGAACAATACAGGCATTTCCGTATGGCGAAGACTTTTGCCGAATACTGAAAAAATCCGGTTTTGCGGCTATAAAAGCGGAGCCTTTAACCTTCGGCACAGTAACGCTTTATTCTGCTAATAAGTAA
- a CDS encoding bifunctional 3,4-dihydroxy-2-butanone-4-phosphate synthase/GTP cyclohydrolase II, translating into MVEFSSIPEVLEDLKKGKMIVLVDDEDRENEGDLVCAAELVTPEIINFMVRHACGLICLPMTGEKCDALGLYPQAVENTAKLGTAFTVSIDAANGITTGISAADRAHTILVSIADKAKPKDLARPGHIFPLRAKDGGVLVRAGQTEGSVDLMRIAGLKPAGVICEIMNEDGSMARVPQLLEFCKKHGLKITSIAKLIEYRLQRENQIKRIQSVFLPTDYGEFQLIAFQSITDAEPHLAVCKGDVGKVDDKGNPIVINEPVLIRVHSECLTGDLFHSQRCECGEQLITAMQMIEKEGRGAVIYLRQEGRGIGLANKLHAYKLQEQGLDTVDANLQLGFSADKRDYGIGAQIIRDLGLRQVRILTNNPKKVSRLEVYGIKVVEQLPLQAKAGPHNKKYLETKKVRFGHILSEDL; encoded by the coding sequence ATGGTAGAGTTTAGTAGCATACCGGAAGTACTTGAAGACCTTAAAAAAGGTAAAATGATAGTCCTTGTCGATGACGAAGACAGGGAAAACGAAGGCGACCTCGTCTGCGCAGCGGAACTGGTAACGCCTGAAATAATAAACTTTATGGTCAGGCACGCATGTGGTTTGATTTGTCTGCCGATGACAGGCGAAAAATGCGATGCGCTCGGCCTTTATCCACAGGCTGTTGAAAACACCGCCAAGCTCGGCACCGCGTTTACCGTCAGTATCGACGCAGCGAACGGAATCACCACCGGCATCAGCGCAGCCGACAGGGCGCACACGATTCTTGTCTCTATCGCGGATAAAGCTAAACCAAAAGACCTCGCGAGGCCGGGGCATATCTTTCCGCTTCGCGCAAAAGACGGCGGCGTGCTCGTTCGTGCAGGCCAGACCGAAGGCTCTGTCGATTTGATGAGAATTGCAGGCTTGAAACCTGCCGGCGTTATTTGTGAGATTATGAACGAGGACGGCTCGATGGCTCGCGTTCCGCAGCTTTTGGAATTCTGCAAAAAGCACGGTCTTAAAATTACATCAATCGCCAAGTTAATCGAATATCGTCTCCAGCGTGAGAACCAGATAAAACGCATTCAATCGGTATTTTTGCCGACCGACTACGGCGAGTTTCAGCTTATCGCATTTCAGAGCATTACCGACGCCGAGCCGCATCTTGCGGTATGTAAGGGTGATGTCGGCAAAGTGGATGACAAGGGCAATCCGATTGTGATAAACGAGCCGGTGCTTATTCGTGTTCATTCGGAATGTCTTACCGGCGATTTGTTCCATTCGCAGAGATGTGAATGCGGCGAGCAGTTGATTACCGCGATGCAGATGATTGAAAAGGAAGGCCGCGGCGCAGTGATTTATTTGCGTCAGGAGGGCAGAGGCATCGGTCTTGCCAACAAATTGCACGCGTATAAATTGCAGGAGCAGGGGCTTGATACCGTAGATGCGAATTTGCAGCTTGGCTTCAGTGCTGACAAACGCGATTATGGAATCGGCGCACAGATAATCAGAGATTTGGGATTGCGGCAGGTTCGGATACTTACGAATAATCCCAAAAAGGTTTCGCGTCTTGAGGTGTACGGAATCAAGGTTGTTGAGCAGCTTCCGTTGCAGGCAAAGGCCGGCCCGCACAACAAAAAATACCTTGAAACAAAAAAAGTCAGATTCGGCCATATTTTAAGTGAGGACTTATGA
- a CDS encoding SDR family oxidoreductase yields MDIKGKTVIITGSTGKLARTIVLSLAQAGVNCICVYHKNKKAANALESAIKKNGARSLSLAADLTKPQDVEKIFTKIKKFSQPEILINAAAVFEKMPSEKITGDYVRKIFDLNFTSAMVMTQKFAALLKKNKKAGKIINITDATIEKHPKEYSVYTASKAALESATISLAKELAPNITVNAVAPGVVHWQKGVTVEQKKGILSRIPAGREGLAEEVAAAVKFLIENDYITGQTITVDGGWTL; encoded by the coding sequence ATGGATATTAAAGGCAAAACCGTAATAATCACCGGCTCGACCGGAAAACTTGCTCGCACGATAGTATTATCGCTTGCGCAGGCAGGGGTGAATTGCATCTGCGTTTATCATAAAAATAAAAAAGCGGCAAACGCACTCGAATCGGCAATTAAAAAAAACGGTGCCAGGAGTCTTTCCCTTGCGGCTGACCTTACGAAACCACAGGATGTCGAAAAAATCTTTACGAAGATTAAAAAATTCTCACAGCCGGAGATTTTAATTAACGCCGCGGCTGTTTTCGAGAAAATGCCGAGCGAAAAAATCACCGGTGATTATGTCCGGAAGATTTTCGATTTGAATTTCACTTCAGCGATGGTAATGACACAAAAATTTGCTGCACTGCTCAAGAAAAATAAAAAAGCCGGAAAAATTATTAATATTACCGATGCGACAATCGAAAAGCATCCAAAAGAATATAGCGTTTATACCGCGTCCAAAGCGGCACTTGAATCCGCGACGATTTCTCTTGCGAAGGAGTTGGCTCCGAATATTACTGTCAACGCCGTTGCGCCGGGCGTTGTACATTGGCAGAAAGGCGTTACTGTCGAACAGAAAAAGGGAATTCTATCTCGTATTCCTGCCGGTCGCGAAGGATTGGCGGAAGAAGTCGCAGCGGCAGTAAAATTCCTGATTGAAAATGATTACATTACCGGCCAAACTATCACAGTTGACGGCGGCTGGACATTGTAA